One genomic segment of Streptomyces niveus includes these proteins:
- a CDS encoding S1 family peptidase, which yields MRIKRTTPRSGTARRTRLLAITTGLVAAAALAVPTASADTAGTFGANQLTAASDAVLGADVAGTAWYVDKTTNTLVVSADSTVSKSEIAEIKREAGANVGALRIERTPGKISKLLSGGDAIYSPSGRCSAGFNVRSGTTDYFLTAGHCTDGYPNWYTNSARTTLIGPTAGSSFPGNDYGIVRYSNSAVSRPGTVGSVDITSAANATVGMSVTRRGSTTGTHSGSVTGLNATVNYGGGDIVYGMIQTNVCAEPGDSGGPLYSGSRAIGLTSGGSGNCSSGGTTFFQPVTEALSAYGVSVY from the coding sequence GTGAGGATCAAGCGCACCACCCCCCGCAGTGGTACCGCGAGACGTACTCGTCTGCTCGCCATCACCACTGGTCTTGTCGCCGCTGCCGCGCTCGCCGTCCCCACGGCGAGCGCCGACACGGCGGGCACCTTCGGTGCGAACCAGCTCACGGCGGCGAGCGACGCCGTCCTGGGTGCCGACGTGGCAGGCACCGCCTGGTATGTCGACAAGACGACGAACACCCTCGTCGTCTCGGCTGACAGCACGGTCAGCAAGTCGGAGATCGCGGAGATCAAGCGCGAGGCGGGGGCCAACGTCGGCGCCCTGCGTATCGAGCGCACTCCCGGCAAGATCTCCAAGCTCCTGTCCGGTGGCGACGCGATCTACTCGCCCAGCGGTCGCTGCTCGGCCGGGTTCAACGTGCGCAGCGGTACCACCGACTACTTCCTGACCGCCGGTCACTGCACCGACGGCTACCCGAACTGGTACACCAACTCGGCGCGTACCACGCTCATCGGTCCGACGGCGGGCTCCAGCTTCCCGGGCAACGACTACGGCATCGTGCGGTACTCCAACTCCGCCGTCTCCCGTCCCGGCACCGTCGGCAGTGTCGACATCACCAGCGCGGCCAACGCCACGGTGGGCATGTCGGTGACCCGTCGCGGCTCCACGACGGGCACCCACAGCGGCAGCGTGACGGGCCTCAACGCCACGGTCAACTACGGTGGCGGCGACATCGTCTACGGCATGATCCAGACCAACGTCTGCGCCGAGCCCGGCGACAGCGGCGGCCCGCTGTACTCCGGCAGCCGCGCGATCGGCCTCACCTCGGGCGGCAGCGGTAACTGCTCCTCCGGCGGAACGACGTTCTTCCAGCCGGTCACGGAGGCGCTGAGCGCGTACGGCGTCAGCGTCTACTAG
- a CDS encoding S1 family peptidase, with protein MKHRRISRKRVAIAGSAVTAMVVAGISFQTANASEDTSAITAKTLSAPAAGKLASSLVGDLAGDAAGSYYDSKTKALVVNVVDEKAAETVREAGAKAKVVAHSLAELKDARGSLTGKASTPGTAVAVDPVTNKVVVTADSTVKGAALDKLTKAVEKLGAKAELKKTAGEFKKFIAGGEAIHSGGGRCSLGFNVVVGGEPHFITAGHCGTTGSSWSDSAGGAEIGSMVDSQFPGNDFALVKYSGSTEHPSEVDLYDGSTQAIAQAGDATVGQAVSRSGSTTQVHDGEVTALDATVDYGGGDVVEGLIQTTVCAEPGDSGGSLFAGDTALGLTSGGSGDCSSGGETFFQPVPEALSAFGAEIG; from the coding sequence TTGAAGCACCGTCGCATTTCCAGGAAGCGCGTGGCGATCGCGGGCAGCGCCGTCACCGCCATGGTCGTGGCCGGGATTTCCTTCCAGACTGCGAACGCCAGTGAGGACACCAGCGCGATCACGGCGAAGACGCTGTCGGCGCCGGCGGCCGGAAAGCTCGCATCCAGCCTCGTCGGCGACCTCGCCGGTGACGCGGCCGGCTCGTACTACGACAGCAAGACCAAGGCCCTGGTGGTCAACGTCGTGGACGAGAAGGCCGCCGAGACCGTGCGCGAGGCGGGCGCCAAGGCGAAGGTCGTGGCGCACTCCCTCGCCGAGCTGAAGGACGCCCGCGGCTCCCTCACGGGCAAGGCGAGCACCCCCGGCACGGCCGTGGCCGTCGACCCGGTCACCAACAAGGTCGTCGTCACGGCGGACAGCACCGTCAAGGGCGCCGCGCTCGACAAGCTCACCAAGGCCGTGGAGAAGCTCGGCGCCAAGGCCGAACTGAAGAAGACCGCCGGGGAGTTCAAGAAGTTCATAGCCGGCGGCGAGGCCATCCACTCCGGCGGTGGCCGCTGTTCCCTCGGCTTCAACGTGGTCGTCGGCGGCGAGCCGCACTTCATCACCGCGGGCCACTGCGGTACGACGGGCAGCTCCTGGTCCGACTCCGCCGGCGGCGCCGAGATCGGCTCCATGGTGGACTCGCAGTTCCCGGGCAACGACTTCGCGCTCGTCAAGTACAGCGGCTCCACGGAGCACCCGAGCGAGGTCGACCTGTACGACGGCAGCACGCAGGCCATCGCGCAGGCGGGTGACGCGACCGTCGGCCAGGCGGTCTCGCGCAGCGGCTCCACCACCCAGGTGCACGACGGTGAGGTCACCGCGCTCGACGCCACCGTGGACTACGGAGGCGGCGACGTCGTCGAGGGCCTCATCCAGACCACGGTCTGCGCCGAGCCCGGCGACAGCGGCGGCTCGCTCTTCGCCGGTGACACCGCGCTGGGTCTGACCTCGGGCGGCAGCGGTGACTGCTCCTCGGGTGGCGAGACCTTCTTCCAGCCGGTGCCCGAGGCGCTCTCGGCGTTCGGTGCCGAGATCGGCTGA
- a CDS encoding DUF1684 domain-containing protein: MSTDTDPDPARNWANWHERRVASVSAPHGPLSLTGTHWLSEHPEGRIPAVPGVWRERVDGVSVTAGADDGITVDGRPLTGEAVLTADRGPIGESRVAHGGRRLVVMRREGLWAVRDFDPDSPARRAFRTVEATPYDGRWVLPGHFRPYPESRTVRVGNADGRERGLGLAGELAFPVDGTEHTLRAAVEPDGSLWAVFADATSGLTSYRFRFLRLSPPAGDGTVTVDLNRVLLPPCAFAEHFICPFPPPGNTLPFEIPAGERNIIVR; this comes from the coding sequence ATGAGTACTGACACCGACCCGGATCCCGCGCGGAACTGGGCGAACTGGCACGAACGCCGCGTCGCCTCGGTCTCGGCGCCGCACGGACCGCTCTCGCTCACCGGAACCCACTGGCTCTCCGAGCACCCGGAAGGTCGAATTCCGGCCGTGCCCGGCGTGTGGCGGGAGCGTGTTGACGGGGTGTCGGTGACCGCCGGGGCCGACGACGGGATCACGGTCGACGGCCGGCCGCTGACCGGCGAAGCCGTTCTGACCGCCGACCGGGGACCCATCGGCGAGTCCCGGGTCGCGCACGGCGGACGCAGGCTGGTGGTCATGCGCCGCGAAGGGCTCTGGGCGGTACGTGACTTCGACCCGGACTCCCCGGCGCGCAGGGCGTTCAGGACCGTCGAGGCCACGCCGTACGACGGCCGCTGGGTGCTGCCGGGCCACTTCCGTCCGTACCCGGAGAGCCGCACCGTGCGCGTCGGGAACGCCGACGGGCGGGAGCGCGGACTCGGGCTCGCGGGTGAACTGGCCTTCCCTGTCGACGGTACGGAGCACACGCTCCGGGCCGCCGTCGAGCCCGACGGGTCGCTCTGGGCCGTCTTCGCCGACGCGACCAGTGGCCTGACCAGCTATCGCTTCCGTTTTCTGCGGCTGTCGCCGCCGGCCGGCGACGGCACGGTGACGGTCGATCTCAACCGGGTGCTGCTGCCGCCGTGCGCCTTCGCCGAGCACTTCATCTGTCCCTTCCCGCCACCCGGGAACACGCTGCCGTTCGAGATTCCGGCGGGGGAGCGGAACATCATCGTCCGCTGA
- a CDS encoding MFS transporter → MSGTTTAGARLRAAVGGGAHGDVNRWAVLVVLCVSLLLVALDATVLHVAVPAVTEDLRPSGVELLWIVDAYPLVCAALLILFGTLGDRIGRRRVLLIGYGIFGLASVAAAFAGSPGILIAARALLGIGGAMIMPATLSILRTVFPDRRERAMAIGIWTAVAAVGAATGPVLGGFLVEHFWWGSVFLINVPLMALILPVGRFLLPESKGDCDGPWDVVGALMAAAGVLGVVLGVKRLGAGASMLDVRTFGPLLLGAVLVALFVRRQRRRKHPLIDVTMFARPTFSTSVGCIVLAMLALVGLELIAVQYLQLVLGLGPLETGLRLLPLTFAAIAAGATGSYTLRRVGPRRMVACGFVLTAGAVLLLVMMGQHDRPALLTTAFVLLGFGLQSTLFGSYESMLSEAPPEQAGGAAAIGETSYQLGAGMGIALLGSVMNAAYAPALSSGSVDGVPEAAGAAAANSLGEAYQVAAQLGGPAGEALRIAARHSFVHGLHVTLLVSAGLLLLGAVAALRLPRAMDCGAPPRAEAADIPAPRDGTAAGAAAPGGRSATRHAGSGRATALRRNVGAEPN, encoded by the coding sequence ATGTCCGGGACCACCACGGCCGGAGCGCGGCTGCGTGCCGCCGTCGGCGGCGGTGCCCATGGTGACGTCAACCGCTGGGCCGTCCTGGTCGTACTCTGCGTCAGTCTGCTGCTCGTCGCGCTCGACGCGACCGTGCTGCACGTCGCCGTCCCCGCCGTCACCGAGGACCTGCGGCCGAGCGGCGTCGAACTGCTGTGGATCGTGGACGCCTACCCGCTGGTCTGCGCCGCGCTGCTGATCCTCTTCGGCACGCTCGGCGACCGGATCGGGCGACGGCGGGTCCTGCTCATCGGCTACGGGATCTTCGGCCTCGCCTCGGTCGCCGCGGCCTTCGCCGGCTCGCCCGGGATACTGATCGCCGCACGCGCCCTGCTGGGCATCGGCGGCGCGATGATCATGCCCGCGACGCTCTCCATCCTCCGTACGGTCTTCCCCGACCGGCGCGAGCGCGCCATGGCGATCGGCATCTGGACGGCGGTCGCCGCCGTCGGCGCCGCGACCGGACCGGTGCTCGGCGGGTTCCTCGTCGAGCACTTCTGGTGGGGCTCGGTCTTCCTGATCAACGTGCCGCTGATGGCGCTGATCCTCCCCGTCGGCCGCTTCCTGCTGCCCGAGTCGAAGGGCGACTGCGACGGCCCGTGGGACGTGGTCGGCGCGCTGATGGCGGCGGCCGGTGTGCTCGGCGTCGTCCTCGGGGTCAAGCGCCTGGGCGCGGGCGCCTCGATGCTCGACGTCAGGACCTTCGGGCCGCTGCTGCTCGGCGCGGTCCTGGTGGCCCTCTTCGTACGGAGGCAGCGGCGCCGGAAACATCCCCTCATAGACGTCACGATGTTCGCCAGGCCGACCTTCTCCACCTCCGTGGGCTGCATCGTGCTCGCCATGCTCGCGCTGGTCGGCCTGGAGCTGATCGCCGTCCAGTACCTCCAGCTCGTGCTGGGGCTCGGCCCGCTGGAGACCGGACTGCGGCTGCTGCCGCTGACCTTCGCGGCCATAGCGGCGGGCGCCACCGGCTCGTACACACTGCGCAGGGTCGGCCCGCGCCGGATGGTCGCCTGCGGATTCGTCCTGACGGCGGGCGCCGTGCTGCTGCTGGTGATGATGGGCCAGCACGACCGGCCGGCGCTGCTGACGACGGCGTTCGTACTGCTCGGTTTCGGTCTCCAGTCCACGCTCTTCGGGTCGTACGAGTCGATGCTCAGCGAGGCGCCGCCCGAGCAGGCCGGGGGCGCCGCCGCCATCGGCGAGACGTCCTACCAGCTCGGCGCGGGGATGGGCATCGCGCTGCTCGGCAGCGTCATGAACGCGGCCTACGCGCCCGCCCTGTCGTCGGGCTCGGTCGACGGGGTCCCCGAGGCCGCGGGGGCGGCCGCCGCCAACTCGCTGGGGGAGGCGTACCAGGTGGCCGCCCAGCTGGGTGGTCCGGCGGGGGAGGCCCTGCGGATCGCGGCGCGTCACTCGTTCGTGCACGGTCTGCATGTGACGCTCCTGGTCAGCGCCGGGCTGCTGCTGCTCGGCGCGGTGGCGGCGCTGCGGCTGCCCCGGGCGATGGACTGCGGTGCGCCGCCCCGCGCGGAGGCCGCGGACATACCGGCGCCGCGCGACGGTACGGCGGCCGGGGCCGCAGCCCCCGGTGGCCGGAGCGCCACGCGCCACGCCGGGTCTGGACGGGCGACGGCCCTGCGCCGTAATGTCGGCGCGGAGCCTAACTAG
- a CDS encoding acyl-CoA dehydrogenase family protein, protein MSAPSASKPSSSKRPPFDPRDPLGIDDLLDPEDLAVRDTMRSWAADRVMPHIAEWYERGELPGIRELSRELGSIGALGMSLKGYGCAGATAVQYGLACLELEAADSGIRSLVSVQGSLAMYAIHRFGSEEQKQRWLPGMAAGEIIGCFGLTEPDHGSDPAGMRTYAKRDGTDWVLTGRKMWITNGSVAGVAVVWARTDDGIRGFLVPADSPGFSAPEIKHKWSLRASVTSELVMDGVRLPADAVLPEVTGLRGPLSCLSHARYGIVWGSMGAARASFESAVDYAKSREQFGRPIGGFQLTQAKLADMAVELHKGILLAHHLGRRLDAGKLLPEQVSFGKLNNVREAIEICRTSRTILGANGISLEYPVMRHATNLESVLTYEGTVEMHQLVLGKALTGLDAFR, encoded by the coding sequence ATGTCCGCACCCTCAGCCTCGAAGCCGTCCTCCTCCAAACGACCGCCCTTCGACCCGCGCGACCCTCTCGGCATCGACGATCTGCTGGACCCCGAGGACCTGGCCGTCCGCGACACGATGCGTTCCTGGGCCGCCGACCGGGTCATGCCGCACATCGCCGAGTGGTACGAGCGCGGTGAGCTGCCCGGTATCCGTGAGCTGAGCCGTGAGCTGGGCTCCATCGGCGCGCTCGGCATGTCGCTCAAGGGCTACGGCTGCGCGGGCGCCACCGCCGTCCAGTACGGACTCGCCTGTCTGGAGCTGGAGGCCGCCGACTCCGGCATCCGCTCGCTCGTCTCCGTACAGGGCTCGCTCGCCATGTACGCGATCCACCGGTTCGGCTCCGAGGAGCAGAAGCAGCGCTGGCTGCCGGGTATGGCGGCCGGCGAGATCATCGGCTGCTTCGGTCTCACCGAGCCCGACCACGGCTCCGACCCGGCAGGGATGCGCACGTACGCCAAGCGCGACGGCACCGACTGGGTGCTCACCGGCCGCAAGATGTGGATCACCAACGGCTCGGTCGCCGGCGTCGCCGTCGTCTGGGCCCGCACGGACGACGGAATCCGGGGCTTTCTCGTACCGGCCGACAGCCCGGGCTTCTCCGCGCCCGAGATCAAGCACAAGTGGTCGCTGCGCGCCTCGGTCACCAGCGAACTGGTCATGGACGGGGTACGGCTTCCCGCCGACGCCGTACTCCCCGAGGTCACCGGTCTGCGCGGGCCCCTCAGCTGTCTGAGCCACGCCCGCTACGGGATCGTCTGGGGCTCGATGGGCGCGGCACGCGCCAGTTTCGAGTCGGCGGTGGACTACGCGAAGAGCCGTGAACAGTTCGGCAGGCCGATCGGCGGCTTCCAGCTCACCCAGGCCAAGCTCGCCGACATGGCGGTCGAACTGCACAAGGGGATCCTGCTCGCGCACCATCTCGGCCGGCGGCTGGACGCGGGGAAGCTTCTTCCCGAGCAGGTCAGCTTCGGAAAGCTCAACAATGTGCGGGAGGCGATCGAGATCTGCCGTACCTCGCGCACGATCCTCGGGGCCAACGGGATCTCGCTCGAATATCCCGTGATGCGGCACGCGACGAACCTGGAGTCGGTGCTCACCTACGAGGGCACCGTCGAGATGCACCAGCTGGTGCTGGGCAAGGCACTCACCGGTCTCGATGCCTTCCGGTGA
- a CDS encoding DUF5685 family protein: protein MFGIVRPCSHRLSEGLKTEWMAHLCGLCLALRSDHGQFSRIVTNYDGLIVSVLTEAQSERATGWRRTAGPCPLRGMRTAPVAKGEGARLAAAVSLVLASAKVRDHVADGDGVLKRRPVAVAARRIAGGWDRAGARTGAELGFDTAVLVDAVDRQGGIEALAGPGTSLLTVTEPTETATAAAFAHTAVLAGRPGNMAPLAEAGRLFGRLAHLLDAVEDQSADAAAGSWNPLTATGTSLAEARRLADDALHGIRLALRDAEFVDDKLAHVLLAHELRTSVDRAFGTSSCSHQGQASVQGGGNPYGGQGGNPYGSNNPYGGGNPYDGGNPYGGGDPGGPGKPGGPGGPGGPGPDPLPRPSRPERRGFWAGCAVAIGLCCTCKLCCAKEYEGPWSRKKREGCCRDSDWCDCCDCCDCSC from the coding sequence GTGTTCGGAATAGTGAGGCCATGCAGCCACCGGCTCTCGGAGGGGCTCAAGACCGAGTGGATGGCTCATCTGTGCGGGCTCTGCCTGGCACTTCGCTCGGACCACGGACAGTTCTCCCGCATCGTCACCAACTACGACGGTCTGATCGTCTCCGTTCTGACGGAGGCTCAGTCCGAGCGTGCCACCGGATGGCGTCGCACAGCAGGCCCCTGCCCACTTCGCGGCATGCGAACCGCGCCGGTGGCGAAAGGCGAGGGAGCGCGCCTCGCCGCGGCCGTCTCACTGGTGCTCGCCTCGGCCAAGGTGCGTGACCACGTCGCCGACGGGGACGGGGTGTTGAAGCGCCGCCCGGTGGCGGTCGCCGCGCGCCGGATAGCCGGCGGCTGGGACCGCGCGGGCGCGCGTACCGGCGCGGAGCTGGGCTTCGACACGGCGGTGCTCGTCGACGCGGTCGACCGGCAGGGCGGCATCGAGGCGCTCGCCGGACCGGGCACCTCGCTGCTCACCGTCACCGAGCCGACCGAGACGGCGACGGCCGCGGCGTTCGCGCACACCGCCGTACTCGCGGGCCGGCCGGGCAACATGGCGCCGCTCGCCGAGGCGGGCCGGCTCTTCGGGCGCCTCGCGCATCTGCTGGACGCCGTGGAGGACCAGAGCGCCGACGCCGCGGCGGGTTCCTGGAACCCGCTCACGGCGACCGGCACCTCGCTCGCCGAGGCGCGCAGGCTCGCGGACGACGCGCTGCACGGCATCCGGCTGGCGCTGCGCGACGCGGAGTTCGTCGACGACAAGCTGGCGCACGTGCTGCTGGCGCACGAGTTGCGCACATCGGTCGACCGCGCCTTCGGGACGTCGTCCTGCTCGCACCAGGGGCAGGCGAGCGTCCAGGGCGGCGGCAATCCGTACGGCGGGCAGGGCGGGAACCCGTACGGCTCCAACAATCCCTACGGGGGCGGGAATCCGTACGACGGCGGCAACCCCTACGGCGGTGGCGACCCCGGCGGACCCGGTAAGCCGGGTGGACCCGGTGGACCCGGTGGACCCGGACCCGACCCGCTTCCCCGGCCGTCCCGTCCGGAGCGGCGCGGCTTCTGGGCCGGCTGCGCGGTGGCGATCGGCCTCTGCTGCACCTGCAAGCTCTGCTGTGCCAAGGAGTACGAGGGCCCGTGGTCGCGCAAGAAGCGTGAGGGCTGCTGCCGGGACAGTGACTGGTGCGACTGCTGTGACTGCTGCGATTGCAGCTGCTGA
- a CDS encoding cell division protein SepF, producing MGSVRKASAWLGLVEDNDERYYDDEYSEGAENNDTWKTDPRVRIAAESAPEQERRIATVSPESFRDARGIGELFREGVPVILNLTAMEPADAKRVVDFAAGLIFGLRGSIDRVATRVFLLTPADTEIVSGESQTHQRDGFFNQS from the coding sequence ATGGGATCGGTGCGCAAGGCGAGTGCCTGGCTGGGCCTCGTTGAGGACAACGACGAGCGTTACTACGACGACGAGTACTCCGAGGGTGCCGAGAACAACGACACCTGGAAGACCGATCCGCGGGTGCGGATCGCCGCCGAGTCCGCTCCGGAGCAGGAACGCAGGATCGCCACCGTCTCCCCGGAGAGCTTCCGGGACGCGCGTGGCATCGGCGAACTCTTCCGCGAGGGCGTCCCGGTCATCCTGAACCTCACCGCGATGGAGCCCGCCGACGCCAAGCGTGTCGTCGACTTCGCCGCCGGACTGATCTTCGGTCTCCGCGGCTCCATCGACCGTGTCGCCACCCGGGTGTTCCTGCTGACCCCCGCCGACACCGAGATCGTCAGCGGGGAGTCCCAGACACACCAGCGGGACGGCTTCTTCAACCAGAGCTGA